The Persephonella sp. KM09-Lau-8 nucleotide sequence AATACAGTTTTTAGATAGTAATGTTACAAATAACCGTAAATATTGTTATTATCTTACTTATGAGAACAAGTCAGGAGTGGAAAGTGCTCCATCAGATATTAAATGTATAAAATATAAAGATATTTTTCCTCCTTTACCTCCTGAACAGCCAAGGATAATAAAGCAAAATGGAACATTCTATCTGATATGGTCTGACAGTCCATCAAAAGATGTTGTAGGTTACCTTATTTTCATAAATGACAAACAGATCACTTCAAAACCAGTGTTTACATACTCTTATATTCTAAAAAATTACAAAGAAGGAGATACAGTTAAAATAATAGCTGTAGATAGAGCAGGTAATAAAAGCAAACCTGTTATCGTAAAGTAGAGTAGTGTACAACTTTCCCTTTAGAAGGTTTATACATAATATCAAGTAAAAACCAGCCTGTTATAAATCCACCTATATGGGCATACCATGCAACTCCACCTACGTTTGGAGGGACTATCATAGCGAACAAAACCTGAATAAAAAACCAGTATCCTATAAAAAACCAGGCAGGCAGAACAAAGATAAAAAATATAAAAGGAGGAATTACAGTTAAAACCTTTGCTTCAGGATAAAGCTTAATATATGCAGCAAGGACTCCACTTATAGCACCTGAAGCTCCAACCATAGGTATAAAATAGCTACCTGCAGATAAACTTATTATTGATTGGGTTAAAGCTGCTCCCACACCAGACAGGAGATAAAAAATTATAAATTTGAACTTT carries:
- a CDS encoding rhomboid family intramembrane serine protease, coding for MIPIKDNIPTRTFPIITVLLIILNTVIYLYEATLPPQKFELFIHQYGLLPIDLLHFRFDKIFTSMFLHGSFAHLFGNMLFLWIFGNNVEDALGKFKFIIFYLLSGVGAALTQSIISLSAGSYFIPMVGASGAISGVLAAYIKLYPEAKVLTVIPPFIFFIFVLPAWFFIGYWFFIQVLFAMIVPPNVGGVAWYAHIGGFITGWFLLDIMYKPSKGKVVHYSTLR